From one Peredibacter starrii genomic stretch:
- a CDS encoding acyl-CoA thioesterase, giving the protein MLESKFYPRFKDTDALGHINNASYSTWFEEARRPIFKFFVPDLDPKKWSLIIARIEVDFLAQGHYQKETTVKTWVEKVGNSSFVLVQEAYQENVVVARGKSFLVHFDYSTNKSVKIPDEIRKNLEALIVKGN; this is encoded by the coding sequence ATGCTTGAATCAAAATTCTATCCTCGCTTTAAAGATACAGATGCTCTCGGCCACATTAATAACGCAAGCTACTCAACCTGGTTTGAGGAAGCACGACGTCCTATTTTTAAGTTCTTCGTCCCGGACTTAGATCCTAAGAAATGGTCACTTATTATTGCCCGAATCGAGGTTGATTTCCTGGCCCAAGGTCATTATCAGAAAGAAACGACAGTTAAAACTTGGGTTGAGAAAGTGGGAAATTCTTCGTTTGTACTAGTCCAGGAAGCCTATCAAGAAAACGTGGTCGTTGCCCGCGGGAAGTCTTTCCTGGTGCATTTCGATTATTCGACCAATAAGTCGGTGAAGATCCCAGATGAGATCAGGAAAAATCTTGAGGCGCTTATTGTGAAAGGTAATTGA
- a CDS encoding cupin domain-containing protein, translated as MKLVLVTLLSIWTVSAFSVDHVMKMPSDIQWGEAPPFLMPGAKLAVMSGDPHKKGLYTLRLQLPANYRIMPHWHPTDEHVTVVQGTLNMGTTDIINEKTSHALPTGSYALMPAKFHHYAYAGPEGAIVQVHGMGPFEITYINPSDDPRKKK; from the coding sequence ATGAAATTAGTTCTCGTGACCTTACTCAGCATTTGGACCGTAAGCGCATTCAGCGTTGACCACGTTATGAAAATGCCATCAGACATTCAATGGGGTGAAGCTCCGCCGTTTCTAATGCCGGGAGCGAAATTAGCAGTGATGAGTGGAGATCCACACAAGAAGGGACTCTATACTCTTCGCCTTCAACTACCGGCCAATTACAGAATCATGCCTCACTGGCACCCAACGGATGAGCACGTTACAGTCGTTCAGGGTACTCTTAATATGGGAACGACTGATATCATCAATGAGAAGACTTCTCATGCACTCCCAACTGGAAGCTATGCTCTAATGCCTGCAAAGTTTCATCACTATGCCTATGCAGGTCCTGAAGGTGCAATTGTTCAAGTTCATGGCATGGGACCTTTCGAGATTACTTACATCAATCCATCGGATGATCCGCGCAAAAAGAAATAA
- a CDS encoding protoporphyrinogen/coproporphyrinogen oxidase: protein MKKLNFIFIFIFFISFKAFALDVAVIGAGASGLTAAHYLAKQGHKVTVFEKNNRVGGKVYTTNLDATTIELGGLLVTPGFVTINELIKIYGPRPRVLPSKIQFLNKKNQWRNFKGYSALGPVRTFIQYKRLMRSFKRFPELNTPHLVSDIHPDLFMPLTDFARKYGFYEVLPPFVMSLSASGYLFPEIVPAYYALKLFKTIAPVGIEAYVDTVLPFSSPYINGLRYFKGGFTQLWENVAKDLDVRLEEEVISVRKGQIETSKGIYSFDRVVVSVNPQSARLFIDKPTTELETFASNLKKHRFLVTAIKTYDLPKSAHRSYFFYKHMSLKYINHIQSMVNFWDNSKLYVTYQTLDNEITWEEAKEILLKDLNETLGVNGFEVLTRVEWSYFHHIDVNGYSPEVSEAIKGLQGKDGIYFVGEALNFESTESAAHNAKYVIQKLFN from the coding sequence ATGAAAAAGTTAAACTTCATTTTTATATTCATTTTTTTCATCTCCTTTAAAGCTTTTGCCCTTGATGTTGCAGTCATTGGCGCAGGAGCTTCTGGCCTTACTGCTGCTCATTATCTTGCTAAGCAGGGCCACAAAGTAACGGTGTTCGAGAAGAACAATAGAGTAGGTGGAAAGGTCTACACAACAAATCTTGATGCAACAACGATTGAGCTTGGTGGCCTGCTCGTGACTCCCGGTTTTGTTACGATAAATGAATTGATTAAAATCTATGGTCCGAGGCCTCGAGTCCTCCCTTCAAAGATTCAGTTTTTGAATAAGAAAAATCAATGGAGAAATTTCAAAGGTTATTCGGCTCTTGGACCAGTAAGGACTTTCATTCAGTACAAGAGGTTGATGCGATCTTTTAAAAGGTTTCCTGAACTCAATACACCTCATCTCGTTTCAGATATTCATCCTGATCTCTTTATGCCACTTACAGATTTTGCCCGGAAGTATGGCTTCTACGAAGTCCTTCCACCTTTTGTGATGAGCTTAAGTGCTTCAGGTTATCTATTCCCTGAAATCGTGCCGGCCTACTATGCCCTGAAACTTTTCAAGACAATTGCACCTGTTGGGATTGAGGCCTATGTGGATACTGTTCTTCCTTTCAGCTCACCATACATTAATGGACTTCGCTATTTTAAAGGGGGCTTTACTCAGCTTTGGGAGAATGTTGCGAAAGATTTGGATGTGCGATTAGAGGAGGAGGTGATCTCTGTTCGAAAAGGACAGATTGAAACTTCTAAAGGAATTTACTCCTTTGATCGAGTTGTGGTTTCGGTAAATCCTCAATCAGCACGGTTATTTATTGATAAACCTACTACCGAGCTAGAAACTTTCGCCTCTAATTTGAAAAAGCATCGCTTCCTTGTGACGGCCATTAAAACTTATGACCTTCCCAAAAGTGCCCATCGGTCCTACTTCTTCTATAAGCATATGAGTTTGAAATACATCAACCATATCCAATCGATGGTTAACTTCTGGGACAATTCCAAGCTCTATGTGACTTATCAGACTCTGGATAATGAAATCACCTGGGAAGAGGCAAAGGAAATTCTTTTAAAGGATCTGAATGAGACTCTCGGAGTAAATGGATTTGAAGTTTTAACTCGTGTGGAGTGGTCTTACTTTCATCACATTGATGTAAACGGATATAGTCCTGAGGTTTCGGAGGCCATTAAGGGGCTCCAGGGTAAAGACGGAATTTATTTTGTGGGAGAGGCGCTGAACTTTGAATCTACTGAATCGGCGGCACATAATGCGAAATACGTTATTCAGAAGCTTTTTAACTAA
- a CDS encoding DUF1398 family protein codes for MNIQMLKDIVSGSLNKTLSFPQIVKLLHEDGIESYHVDIVMSETRYYHKSGETFTAKFPHPFDKPAVEFSAEKIREAISKSQAGRITYRQFMHEITVAGCVYYIVYLDGRKVDYLGRKGESHVEPMP; via the coding sequence ATGAATATTCAAATGCTGAAAGACATCGTCTCTGGTTCTTTGAACAAGACGTTGTCTTTTCCGCAGATTGTAAAACTTCTTCATGAAGACGGTATCGAGTCTTATCACGTCGATATCGTCATGAGTGAAACTCGCTACTACCACAAAAGTGGTGAGACCTTTACTGCGAAGTTCCCTCACCCATTTGATAAACCCGCGGTTGAGTTTTCGGCCGAGAAAATAAGAGAGGCCATCTCAAAATCGCAGGCGGGACGGATCACATATCGTCAGTTCATGCATGAGATTACTGTGGCCGGATGTGTGTATTACATTGTTTATTTGGATGGCAGAAAAGTGGATTACTTAGGACGTAAGGGTGAGAGTCATGTTGAGCCGATGCCTTAG
- a CDS encoding prolyl oligopeptidase family serine peptidase, whose translation MKSLIICALMLSQTALAYIEYPVAKKIPQVETRFGVLIEDHYKWMENPSDPDLWSWIEEQKAVTNNYLDANLSDAFAARTLEFRKLKVEQTKLTDAAEPKFALPIPFDENMTQKRFIKWETKSSNFKSNEPKTESATYAVKTQTVGNGDLSRVIITQKSDNKLVDILMVKFYQFITWADDNSFYYVSDMDQNIGGGRPALFKHTVGEIQSEDKLLLSGRSASSDLTIHQVGKNFYAQVDEFIGSLQLSTGKLTNRHIVDGEIIEMQGDLEAEATIRSFKNANYGELYKLRLRDGSRRLFVKEQDFVAESAKTLDLASTFIIGLKDGAHVAGIYNSITESMKMIDLQDGTIDLVSAKDGVLKLGFETYTQPRKVYSYDLKTLDLKVLAAQSYPIELDLDKVYYTASNGERASMWVVRKKGVKLTSKTPTILYGYGGFKSAITPAFGMYESLSWMEKGGSFVVVTLPGSLDLGNSWFQVARVGGRIHSWDSFALAAKELFRLGWTSADNIGMMGASNGGTLTAGTLQRHSDTFKAAIPIVGVMDLLNFTLFTAGKYWTEDYGNPFVEKDFRAIFPLSPYHNIERRPYPATMVMTAEFDDRVVPMHSYKYLARLQEYNTSDAPILLYNKEWGGHGRASGSARESSKYVAAFYTFFAQQLGL comes from the coding sequence ATGAAATCATTAATTATTTGTGCTCTTATGTTGTCTCAAACCGCCCTCGCTTATATCGAGTATCCGGTTGCTAAAAAGATCCCTCAGGTTGAAACTCGTTTTGGTGTTTTGATCGAAGATCACTACAAGTGGATGGAGAATCCATCTGATCCTGATTTGTGGAGCTGGATTGAAGAACAGAAAGCCGTTACAAATAATTACTTGGATGCAAATCTATCGGACGCTTTCGCTGCTCGCACGCTTGAGTTTCGCAAACTAAAAGTTGAACAGACAAAACTTACAGATGCGGCCGAGCCTAAATTCGCTCTTCCTATTCCGTTTGATGAAAATATGACCCAGAAGCGTTTCATTAAGTGGGAAACAAAAAGCTCAAACTTTAAATCAAATGAACCTAAAACTGAAAGCGCTACTTATGCAGTAAAAACTCAAACTGTAGGTAACGGTGACCTTTCTCGCGTCATCATCACGCAGAAGTCTGATAATAAACTGGTTGATATCCTGATGGTAAAATTCTATCAGTTCATCACATGGGCCGATGATAATAGCTTCTACTACGTTTCGGACATGGACCAAAACATTGGTGGCGGTCGCCCTGCTCTTTTCAAGCACACGGTTGGAGAAATCCAAAGTGAAGATAAACTTCTTCTTTCAGGAAGATCGGCGAGTTCGGATCTTACGATCCATCAGGTTGGTAAAAACTTCTACGCTCAGGTTGATGAGTTCATTGGTTCACTTCAGCTTTCAACTGGTAAACTAACAAACCGTCACATCGTTGATGGTGAGATTATTGAAATGCAAGGCGATCTAGAGGCCGAAGCAACCATTCGCTCTTTCAAGAACGCTAACTACGGCGAGCTATATAAACTTCGCCTTCGTGATGGTTCACGTCGTCTTTTCGTTAAAGAACAGGACTTCGTAGCTGAGTCAGCAAAGACTCTTGATCTAGCTTCAACTTTCATCATCGGTCTTAAAGATGGTGCTCATGTTGCCGGTATCTACAATTCAATTACAGAATCGATGAAGATGATTGATCTTCAAGATGGAACAATTGATCTCGTGAGTGCTAAAGACGGTGTGCTTAAACTTGGCTTTGAGACTTATACTCAGCCTCGTAAAGTTTATTCATATGATCTTAAGACACTAGACCTTAAAGTTCTGGCCGCCCAATCTTATCCAATCGAACTTGATCTTGATAAAGTTTACTACACGGCCTCTAATGGCGAGCGCGCTTCAATGTGGGTGGTTCGTAAGAAAGGTGTTAAGCTCACTTCTAAGACACCGACCATCCTTTACGGCTACGGTGGTTTCAAATCAGCGATCACTCCGGCCTTCGGTATGTATGAATCACTTTCTTGGATGGAGAAAGGTGGGTCATTCGTCGTTGTGACACTTCCAGGTTCACTTGACCTTGGTAACTCTTGGTTCCAGGTTGCTCGTGTGGGTGGCAGAATTCACTCTTGGGATTCATTTGCTCTAGCTGCGAAGGAACTTTTCCGCCTTGGTTGGACTTCAGCTGATAACATCGGAATGATGGGTGCTTCTAACGGTGGTACTTTGACTGCCGGAACTCTTCAGCGTCACTCGGATACATTCAAGGCCGCGATTCCCATCGTTGGTGTAATGGATCTATTAAACTTCACGCTATTCACGGCCGGTAAATACTGGACTGAAGACTATGGTAATCCTTTTGTTGAGAAAGACTTCCGTGCGATCTTCCCGCTATCTCCGTATCACAATATTGAGCGCCGCCCATATCCAGCGACAATGGTTATGACGGCGGAGTTTGATGACCGTGTAGTTCCAATGCACTCGTATAAGTATCTAGCTCGTCTTCAAGAGTATAATACTTCGGACGCTCCAATCCTTCTTTATAATAAAGAATGGGGTGGTCACGGACGTGCCAGTGGTTCAGCTCGTGAAAGCTCTAAGTACGTAGCTGCCTTCTATACGTTCTTTGCTCAACAACTGGGCCTTTAA
- the dkgB gene encoding 2,5-didehydrogluconate reductase DkgB has protein sequence MQMPQIGLGTFRLKGDDAYNSVKTGLEVGYRHIDTAQIYDNEEEVGKALTDSGLPRAEVFVTTKIWNSNLGKENLIPSLMESLRKLQTSYVDLLLIHWPSKEFALKETLDELMKAKAQGLTKEIGISNFPIKETQEAIDLIGANNIYTNQIEIHPFLQNKKLVNFLNEKGIRVTAYMPLAYGKVMTDETLKSVGGIHDASPATVSMSWLLDQGFTVIPSSTKRSNLENNLKTRVKFLTSQDAIKIQSLDRNERLAQPEFSPKWD, from the coding sequence ATGCAAATGCCACAAATAGGATTAGGAACATTTCGTTTAAAAGGTGACGATGCTTACAATTCGGTCAAGACAGGACTCGAAGTTGGTTACCGTCATATCGATACGGCCCAAATTTACGATAATGAAGAAGAAGTAGGGAAGGCACTCACGGATAGTGGATTACCTCGAGCGGAAGTTTTCGTTACCACTAAAATTTGGAACTCAAATTTAGGGAAGGAGAATCTCATCCCATCACTCATGGAGAGTCTTCGTAAGCTTCAAACCTCATACGTTGATCTACTTCTCATCCACTGGCCATCAAAAGAATTCGCTCTTAAAGAAACACTCGATGAGTTAATGAAGGCCAAGGCACAGGGTCTAACGAAAGAAATCGGAATCTCAAATTTTCCGATCAAAGAAACTCAAGAGGCGATTGATCTCATCGGTGCAAATAACATCTACACCAATCAAATTGAGATTCATCCTTTCTTACAAAATAAGAAGCTTGTGAACTTTTTAAATGAGAAGGGCATCCGAGTTACAGCGTATATGCCGCTCGCTTATGGAAAAGTCATGACGGATGAAACTCTTAAATCAGTCGGAGGCATTCACGACGCAAGTCCGGCGACAGTTTCAATGTCGTGGTTATTGGATCAGGGATTCACGGTCATTCCGTCTTCTACAAAAAGAAGTAACCTCGAGAACAATCTGAAAACGAGAGTTAAATTCCTCACAAGTCAGGATGCCATTAAAATTCAAAGTCTCGATCGAAATGAGCGTTTAGCTCAACCGGAATTTTCTCCGAAGTGGGATTAG
- a CDS encoding TolC family protein yields the protein MLYPFGMRVIACVVTAWLYASVSFAAGSVLTLAEAEALFTKNNFNLIAQNYGVEIEKALIIQEKLWDNPELSVDQNIYNKSTKKYFDTTATGQSQVSITQLIYLVGQKGKAGEVATFKAKSKEEDLYDLIRRLKLELRSNYFQYHYKTKILEFYAESLDHLEKTLETAEKNFSAGYITLTEVMRIRSMVFSIESERKTLVLEVKKHLEDLKVLLGGHDGDFQTEIAESYEVHDYRPDIGTVDSSMNKAYDSRPDLRSIAFLRKAEKYNLTLEKARAIPNLRLGGTYDRASNYIKDYYGLLVSFEIPIFDRNQGNIAVSSARLKSFEAQEKQLQLELEREIRMAHTRATENILLLKKYKGRFRDGFEKLTAILNSNYQKKYISVLEFSDSFEALRNSVTQYLLLKAERLESLENFNFAVGKEIVSLSHAPKED from the coding sequence GTGTTGTACCCATTCGGTATGCGTGTCATCGCATGCGTGGTGACGGCATGGCTTTACGCGAGCGTCTCGTTCGCGGCAGGTTCCGTTTTAACTTTGGCAGAAGCCGAAGCACTATTTACTAAGAATAACTTTAATCTCATTGCTCAAAACTACGGGGTAGAGATTGAGAAGGCATTAATCATTCAGGAAAAGCTTTGGGACAATCCTGAATTGTCGGTGGATCAAAACATCTATAATAAATCCACTAAGAAGTACTTTGATACAACGGCCACAGGACAGAGCCAGGTATCGATTACTCAACTAATCTATCTTGTGGGCCAAAAGGGGAAGGCCGGTGAGGTCGCGACTTTCAAAGCGAAGTCAAAGGAAGAGGACCTTTATGATTTAATCCGAAGACTTAAACTTGAACTTCGCTCCAACTACTTTCAGTATCACTACAAAACGAAAATTTTGGAGTTCTATGCTGAAAGTTTAGACCACTTAGAAAAGACACTTGAGACGGCGGAGAAGAACTTCTCGGCAGGTTACATTACTTTGACCGAAGTCATGCGTATCCGCAGTATGGTCTTTTCAATTGAGTCAGAGAGAAAAACTCTGGTGCTTGAAGTGAAGAAGCATCTGGAAGATCTAAAAGTTCTCCTCGGAGGACATGATGGAGATTTCCAAACCGAGATTGCTGAGTCTTATGAGGTTCACGATTATCGTCCTGACATCGGAACCGTCGATTCTTCAATGAATAAGGCCTATGATTCAAGGCCGGATCTAAGGTCGATTGCTTTTTTAAGGAAGGCCGAAAAATACAACCTCACACTAGAGAAGGCACGTGCCATTCCAAACCTGAGGCTCGGTGGAACTTACGATCGCGCATCTAACTACATTAAAGACTACTATGGGCTCTTGGTAAGTTTTGAGATTCCAATCTTTGATCGAAACCAAGGGAACATTGCGGTCTCTTCGGCCCGTCTTAAGTCTTTTGAGGCCCAGGAAAAACAACTTCAACTTGAGCTTGAAAGAGAAATTCGTATGGCCCATACACGGGCAACGGAAAATATCCTTCTCTTGAAGAAGTACAAGGGACGTTTCCGTGACGGCTTTGAGAAGCTCACGGCCATTCTAAATTCTAACTATCAAAAGAAATACATTAGTGTTCTTGAATTTTCCGATTCCTTTGAGGCCCTAAGAAACTCAGTGACTCAATACCTTCTCTTAAAAGCAGAGAGACTGGAGAGTTTAGAGAATTTCAACTTCGCGGTTGGGAAAGAAATTGTGTCACTAAGTCACGCACCTAAGGAAGATTAA
- a CDS encoding efflux RND transporter periplasmic adaptor subunit: MKKFIFLLLIITACSKETPDNTYSVENNRPELSADKKTIIFPEKAQGLKQFTRVAVGKKGEFISVIAPSRVIAAIFPRKGQDPKVVFENSELNEIYYNYAQATQNRKNYERNYERLQEMHKQQAATVKELRDGERDLLNSRYSEIEFQNKVRAQGFDPKFLSNKSDTVILVSDIPEIQINHVEMEENVDVYFNSYPQDKFSGKVIHIGEVIDPVSRTLKIVTSLPNLNGKFRPGMYAKIEFGDFNSEALSLPLTSLFTVDGKNFVFVAVNDHSFALREVTPSFYGDQTVGIYSGLKEGEMVVSEGVLLLKRIIFGH; encoded by the coding sequence ATGAAGAAGTTCATTTTTTTATTACTTATCATTACGGCATGCTCTAAGGAGACGCCGGATAATACATATTCAGTAGAGAACAACCGTCCTGAACTTTCAGCTGACAAGAAAACCATTATCTTCCCGGAGAAAGCTCAGGGCTTAAAACAATTCACCCGAGTTGCAGTCGGGAAGAAAGGCGAGTTTATCTCTGTGATTGCTCCCAGCCGAGTGATCGCTGCCATTTTTCCTCGTAAGGGACAAGACCCTAAAGTGGTGTTCGAGAACTCTGAGCTGAACGAAATTTACTATAACTATGCTCAAGCGACTCAGAATCGTAAGAACTATGAAAGAAACTATGAACGTCTGCAAGAGATGCACAAACAGCAGGCAGCGACCGTTAAAGAACTAAGAGACGGTGAGAGAGATCTGTTGAACTCTCGTTATTCTGAGATTGAGTTTCAGAACAAGGTTCGTGCTCAAGGTTTTGATCCAAAGTTCCTCTCAAATAAGTCAGATACAGTGATTCTGGTTTCAGATATCCCTGAAATTCAGATCAATCACGTAGAAATGGAAGAAAACGTTGATGTGTATTTTAACTCTTATCCTCAGGATAAGTTTTCTGGGAAGGTCATTCATATCGGCGAGGTGATTGATCCTGTCTCGAGAACCTTGAAGATTGTGACCTCCCTTCCAAATCTCAATGGGAAATTCCGTCCGGGAATGTATGCCAAGATTGAATTTGGTGACTTTAACTCGGAGGCGCTGAGTTTACCGCTGACATCTCTTTTTACTGTTGATGGAAAAAACTTTGTCTTCGTAGCAGTGAATGATCATTCATTTGCTCTAAGAGAAGTGACACCTTCGTTTTATGGTGATCAGACGGTTGGCATCTACAGTGGACTTAAAGAAGGCGAGATGGTCGTGAGCGAGGGGGTTCTTTTACTGAAAAGAATCATCTTCGGACACTAA
- a CDS encoding efflux RND transporter permease subunit, which produces MINKLIDYSLKWRIPTLIIGLIICVMGWISWVYLQKEAYPDVGDTQVTIITTYPGRAAEEVEQLVTRPLERELNSVPKKIVRRSKTIFGLSVIQITFEDGVDDYWARQRVLEKIATADLPEGVEPELAPLTGPTGEIYRYVLESTQGHSAMELRTIQDWVVIPKLLEVSGVADVLNFGGFSKQYHVVTTPEKLFSVNMSLADIIKVIQENNVNTGGNILRQGDQGFAVRGMGAIRTIKDIENTLVSAHDGIPVMVKHVAKVEEAAAFQAGILGFALKDDKGKIETEDQAVQGLVAMRRGENASSILEKLKTRIDDINASELPPGVKIKVTYDRGELVDYTIRTVTHTLFEGVSIVAIVLYFFLGSVRSSLVVAVTIPLSMLFAFFMMKISNIPANLLSLGAIDFGIIVDGAVVMVENIIRRYKSASDEELERGIIPLTFDAAKEVGSEIFFSILIIVMAYIPIFSFERVEGRLFRPMATTLSFAICGSMLFALTVIPVLMTFFYRKFAETKDRSLLEEDNKIYHKLEKLYENSIRFLVDRSKKTLVWGSTLVLAVTLVGWSQLGTEFLPELDEGAINIRCFFPVGYSLQGANKLVPKIKDTLIQHDEVQLAITQLGRNDDGTDPYGPNRLEILVVLKDYKDWKKKVSKKEFLGSLKEELSAKYPGLTFLYSQPIMDNVTEAVTGSVSDLAVLINGQDLTLMREIAKKTIAVIEKIPGATQVGVEQEPPQDQLQISIDREAAARYGVSVDDIQTLIETAIGAKPVSTLYAETGERFPIVTRYSGAYRRDIQQVKNLVVIPEKGTAKIPLSQVANIKFSPGQTIIQRQNGLRQISIRINIQGRDQGGFVKEAKEKVKEAIELPHGYKMEWGGQYENLERASKKLIVVIPLTILLIYGALFLHYRNNRESLIAMSCIPFALIGGIIALLLRGYNFNVSSGVGFISLFGIATMSGVLFVSRLKDLKEKMDLKTAVLTGAITQFKPRLMTILLAALGLIPATMAQGVGSDIQRPLATVIVGGLVTKLVLALFVLPSLYYYFYREKNHADDK; this is translated from the coding sequence ATGATCAATAAATTAATTGATTACTCCCTTAAGTGGCGGATACCGACACTTATAATAGGGCTAATCATTTGTGTGATGGGTTGGATTTCTTGGGTCTATCTACAAAAAGAAGCTTATCCGGATGTCGGTGATACTCAGGTAACTATCATCACGACTTATCCAGGAAGAGCGGCCGAAGAAGTTGAACAACTGGTCACGAGACCACTTGAGCGAGAGCTCAATTCGGTTCCAAAGAAGATTGTTAGACGTTCGAAAACCATTTTCGGTCTCTCAGTGATTCAGATCACGTTTGAAGATGGAGTCGACGATTACTGGGCCCGCCAACGAGTTTTAGAAAAAATTGCCACGGCCGATCTTCCTGAAGGAGTAGAACCTGAGCTTGCTCCTTTAACAGGTCCAACCGGTGAGATTTATCGTTACGTGCTTGAGAGTACGCAAGGTCACTCGGCGATGGAGCTTAGAACGATTCAGGACTGGGTAGTCATTCCCAAACTTCTAGAGGTGTCAGGTGTTGCTGATGTTTTGAACTTCGGTGGTTTCTCAAAGCAGTACCACGTTGTGACGACACCTGAGAAACTTTTCTCGGTGAATATGTCTCTTGCTGACATCATCAAGGTCATTCAGGAGAACAACGTCAACACTGGCGGTAATATTTTAAGACAAGGAGATCAGGGCTTTGCCGTTCGTGGCATGGGTGCCATTCGTACGATTAAAGACATTGAGAATACTCTAGTGAGTGCTCATGATGGTATTCCCGTCATGGTTAAGCACGTTGCGAAGGTCGAAGAAGCCGCGGCTTTTCAGGCGGGGATTCTTGGATTTGCACTTAAAGATGACAAAGGAAAAATTGAGACCGAGGATCAAGCGGTTCAGGGTCTTGTGGCCATGCGAAGGGGCGAGAATGCGTCTTCCATTCTTGAGAAGTTAAAGACCCGAATTGATGATATTAATGCCAGTGAACTACCTCCAGGTGTGAAGATCAAAGTTACTTATGATCGTGGTGAACTTGTTGATTACACCATCAGAACCGTTACCCATACACTTTTTGAAGGTGTATCGATTGTGGCGATCGTTCTATATTTCTTCCTAGGAAGTGTGCGCTCGTCTCTGGTGGTAGCAGTTACCATCCCGCTCTCGATGCTTTTTGCCTTCTTCATGATGAAGATCTCCAATATTCCGGCAAACCTTCTTTCATTGGGGGCGATTGATTTCGGTATCATTGTCGATGGTGCGGTCGTGATGGTGGAGAACATCATCCGGCGATACAAGTCTGCCTCAGATGAAGAACTTGAGCGAGGGATAATTCCGCTGACTTTTGATGCCGCTAAAGAAGTGGGAAGTGAGATTTTCTTCTCAATTCTTATTATCGTTATGGCCTATATCCCGATTTTTAGTTTCGAGCGCGTGGAAGGAAGGCTTTTCCGTCCTATGGCAACGACACTTTCTTTTGCAATTTGTGGTTCGATGTTGTTTGCCCTGACAGTGATTCCGGTTCTCATGACTTTCTTTTATAGAAAATTCGCTGAGACTAAGGACAGGTCACTGCTGGAAGAGGACAACAAGATCTATCACAAGCTTGAAAAGCTTTATGAGAACTCCATTAGGTTTCTGGTTGATCGTTCTAAAAAAACCTTGGTCTGGGGAAGTACGTTAGTTCTTGCAGTGACCTTAGTTGGTTGGAGTCAGCTCGGAACGGAGTTCTTACCGGAATTGGATGAAGGGGCGATTAACATTCGTTGTTTCTTCCCAGTGGGATACTCTCTTCAAGGCGCCAATAAGCTAGTTCCAAAAATTAAAGACACTCTTATTCAGCATGATGAAGTTCAACTCGCCATCACTCAGCTCGGACGAAACGATGATGGTACTGATCCTTACGGGCCAAATCGTCTAGAGATTCTTGTGGTGCTTAAAGACTATAAGGATTGGAAGAAGAAGGTCTCGAAGAAAGAGTTCCTTGGAAGTCTCAAAGAAGAGTTAAGTGCTAAGTATCCGGGACTCACGTTTCTCTACTCGCAACCCATCATGGATAACGTGACGGAAGCGGTGACAGGAAGTGTGTCGGATCTCGCGGTTCTCATTAATGGGCAAGATCTTACGCTGATGCGTGAAATCGCCAAGAAGACAATTGCTGTGATTGAGAAAATTCCTGGTGCGACTCAAGTGGGTGTTGAGCAAGAGCCTCCTCAGGATCAGTTACAAATTTCCATCGATCGTGAAGCAGCTGCTCGATACGGCGTGAGTGTCGATGATATTCAGACTCTGATTGAAACGGCCATTGGTGCAAAACCAGTGAGTACTCTCTACGCTGAAACTGGAGAGCGATTTCCAATTGTTACTCGTTATTCAGGTGCTTACCGCCGAGATATTCAACAAGTGAAGAACTTAGTGGTGATTCCAGAGAAAGGAACCGCCAAAATTCCTCTCTCTCAAGTGGCGAATATCAAATTCAGTCCTGGTCAGACCATTATTCAAAGACAAAACGGTCTTCGCCAAATTTCTATTCGTATCAATATTCAAGGCCGCGATCAAGGTGGCTTCGTGAAAGAGGCGAAGGAAAAGGTGAAAGAAGCGATTGAACTTCCTCACGGTTACAAAATGGAGTGGGGCGGACAGTATGAAAACTTAGAACGAGCGAGTAAGAAGCTTATTGTCGTAATTCCACTCACAATTCTTCTTATTTATGGAGCTCTCTTCCTTCATTACCGTAACAATCGTGAATCACTCATTGCCATGAGCTGTATTCCGTTTGCCTTAATTGGAGGGATAATCGCTCTTTTACTGAGAGGTTACAACTTCAACGTATCTTCGGGGGTTGGATTTATTTCTCTCTTCGGGATTGCCACCATGTCAGGGGTTCTTTTCGTTTCTCGCCTGAAAGATCTAAAAGAGAAGATGGATTTAAAAACAGCTGTTTTAACTGGAGCAATAACTCAGTTTAAGCCACGGCTCATGACCATTCTTTTAGCAGCACTTGGACTTATCCCGGCAACTATGGCACAAGGAGTGGGTTCTGACATTCAAAGACCATTAGCGACAGTAATTGTCGGGGGACTGGTTACGAAACTTGTTCTCGCTTTGTTTGTTCTTCCGTCGCTTTATTACTATTTTTACAGGGAGAAAAATCATGCAGATGATAAATAA